In Lolium rigidum isolate FL_2022 chromosome 3, APGP_CSIRO_Lrig_0.1, whole genome shotgun sequence, the genomic window TCAGGGCCCAGAATGCCCATCGATTTTAGTACTAGTTGTTTATTGCAGAAAGGTTGCGACTTATCACCGTCATGCACATATCTTTACACCCTTTATCTGCTGACAACAGAAGTAGGAGCCCCTCTCCAAACTTCTTGGAACTGGGTTTGCTTGATGAGGTTTGAGACAACAATTATTATGGGATTACTGGTTTGGACATTTCCCTTACATCCACTTGTTATATACTACTTCTTTGTTACATATTATAAGAcgttttactccctccgttccataaaatAGGACGTATATTTTAATTCAAAAGTCAACTTCCTATACGCTTGACCAATCATATAGACAAGAATATAAACATCTAaaataccaaatcaatatcaatagattcgtTGTAAAATATATTGTATATCTTCATAGTGTTTTTATTCAATATCGTAGAAGCTTATATTTTATCGATAAAACTGGTCAAACTTACAGGacattgacttttgactaaaaatATACTCCTTGTATTACGGAATAAAGATActatgaaacagagggagtagttttttttttgtccgTGTGAGTTTTGAGTAGGATAGAGCTTGTCAATCTGTCTACTGCACAGTGAAATGCAATGATTTTGCAACTAAGCTGGCCACTGTTATGAGAAATTCCATGCGTGGATGAGGTGTATGCTGCAGCACATTCACTTTTCTGAAGAGAAGTAAATCCCGTGGTTTGTTAGAATGCTGCCTTATACCAATTACCAAATCCTCCATATCTATTCATGTATTAATTTTCTGCTCCAAATCGGAAGGTTGTACTACATTAGTACGTATTTATGATCTGTAGACTTTTTACGACTTGGATTACTAAGGAAAGCCCATGTAAATTATTTTAGATGTTTCAATAATTCATGTTATCATTTTGCTGTACAGAGTTAAATTTACTTCTTGCACAATTATAATACTGGATCTTTTGCATGGCCATTACTAACTTAGGATGGCAAGGAAGAGGTCATCGAAGCATGGTACATGGATGACAGTGAAGAAGACCAGAGGCTTCCTCATCACCGTGAGCCCAAAGAGTTCATTCCTCTCAACAAACTTTCAGGTTTGTCTGTTTCTGCTCAAATTATTCACTGCAGTTTGTGTTTGATCTGTGGTAAAAGGAGTTCTCATAAACCTGCTGGATGCTATAATTTGCGCATTTGCAAATACTCAGAGTTGGGTGTAGTAAGCTGGCGCCTGAATGCTGATGACTGGGAGAAAGATGAGAATCTCAAGAAAATCCGTGAGGCCAGGGGATATTCTTATGTGGTCAGTCATTGATCCTTTTTGACTACTTGCTGTTTTTTCCTTCCCAATTTGATTGGCAAGCTTAAAAATTTATGCAAGTACTAGGACCAAATAAGTGTGACACACATGTTGTATTTTATCTTTTGCAGGACATTTGTGATGTGTGTCCCGAGAAGTTGCCAAACTATGAGGTCAAGATAAAGAATTTCTTCGAAGAGCACTTACATACTGATGAAGAGATACGCTATTGTCTTGAGGGCAGTGGTAGGTGCCTTTATCCTTATTTTTGGCATTTAAGACTAGAAAGCTATGCATTGTTTTGTCTCAAGTAATAATCACGGTGGCATTCTTTCGAGCTGCTTTACCTATTTGTTTTTCTTGTATTGCCAAGGATACTTTGATTTGAGGGATGAAAATGAACAGTGGATCCGTGTAGCAgtgaagaaggggggcatgattgTTTTGCCTGCAGGAATGTATCACCGCTTTACACTGGATAGTAACAACTACATCAAGGTATCTCTTGCTTTCTTCCTTCGGTCTACCATGAGTGTCTGTCTCTCCTTAAAACTTCTATGTTCTAAATGAATTAAAATGACTGACGACTGAACTCTTTATCCTTTTGTCAAGTCACCTCTAATTTATTTCTGTAAATGTGTCGGTGATAGCTTCAATTATTTGAATGACAATAGTGCTACTTATCTTTAGTCTCACGGCACATAATTCTGAGTAACTAGGTGTCTTTTGCTGCAACATTTGCTGTTGGTGTCTTGCACCGCCTTTGTGAAGTTCAACCACCAGCCCTGTCCTTTTGTTGGTCAATTATACCATAAAGAATAGTATATGGGGCTGTGAAGCTTATGTTTTTCTTTACTATGTTATGCAGGCAATGCGGCTCTTTGTGGGAGAGCCTGTCTGGACACCGTACAATCGCCCCCATGACCATCTCCCAGCTAGGTACTTTCATGAAGTCTATGGATTGTTCCCTTAATAATACATTCCTCTGTTTTCTGTAGTATCTTACTTATGGAACCGTGTCATGATTTCAGGAAGGAGTATGTCGACAAGATCATCAACAGAGGTGGGAGTCAAACTGTGGAAGCTCGTTGATTCAACCTGTAATGTTAGGCTGAGTGAGTTTCCTGTATGTATAACACCTCCACAAATACCGAATAAGATGTGCCAACGGCCGGCGCATTGTACTCCTACCACCATCCTGTATCAGTAAGCAGTAGTTTGCACAAGACCTGCTTAAAATCATCCCTGGAAACTTGTTTGTAGTATAATAATAAGATCCCCACAGTCCAGTGTCAGCAGTGGTGTAATGTTGATCATTATACTAATATGGATATAATGGATTGAAAACCCGTTTTGATCTCTGAAAAATGTCTCTGCATAATGTTTACTGGAATGATGGTTGTATTCACTTCCTCCTCTCATTGTTTCCGTGGTTCACCTGACTACCTGATGAGCTTGTGTTAGTAATGACGGAGTGCCCCGTCTTATTCAGAGTAGCTTATGTCACAGATTGAAATATTTTCAATAATTCTGCTCATCCTGCCTACTAGTATTATGTACCTAATGAAAAGTTGTTCACGTGGATGAACACTCCTGGCTTGGTGGGTTGTACGGACCAGGAAACTGCTAGAAAACCGTATGCTAATCAACCAAAGCACGTTCCTGTCATTCTACAGCCATGTTTGATGTTTGCACCGTTGGTTTCCTGTCCCTGTAAGCCATGAACAGCTGCCAAACACTCGCCAATAAACCATCAACATTGGAGCATCAGAATCTATTTATTTCCATTGCTTATTATGTGTGCACTACATCCGTTATGAAGTGATCGTCTGAAGAATGCAGAAGAGACAAAATTGCCGGGATTCATTTCGCGAgtatcagggcatctccaacggggcgatccatcccgcgcccgcgcgtccggatgggtccagccggacaaaaacccggcccaacgcggggacgcaccgcaaaagcggacagccgcggcgtccggaacgacgcaaacccggcccaaatctgggctaggtttgcgtggccgcggatggcacgcgccgtccgctcgcgtccgcgcgctggtcgcctcgtctcccttgggtccacctgtcggtgaccaggggagtctattaaatggggactggaggggatctggccctccactccagtccccactccactccccgagcaaaaaccgccgccatggccccgaagcgacggttcgctcccggagcgaacgacgacgaggccggcCAGCGAGtcggcgtcggccgccggcgctgcgaccatcgtgcggaaaccgaggcggcctccacatcggagaggccgcccgccgcggcgcggcattgccgcaaccgccgccgccgctgctcgagcccaagcccgagtccccggaggaggacccggacctccgcgccgccctcatcgtctcggcggcggaggaggaggcgaaatggccgcaactccatgcggccattcgcacctccgaaatggaggaggcggcgcggcgggaggcggaggacgcggagggctgggagctctacgcccaggccctccaggcgcgacgggaggaggaggaggagacggtgcggcgggaggaggccgggcgccgcgccgccgagcggcagccgccgccagaggAGAGGTGCCGCCGGCCGGAGGAGTCGGCGCCGAGAGGCCGGGCGGCGCCGGCCGGGCAGAGAGGCGGCAGCGCCtccgggcggcgcgggtggctccggacccccactcgccgtgggaggaggccttgTGGTCTCctcggccggagtccccggcgcggtcgagccacaacgcgtgcctcgccgccggggacctcgacgacgtcgccgacgacgcccacaggggctaggcggcgcaccggcggccaccgcgccgccgaccaaaccctagagggttttttattttctcgtttatattttagtttaaatttaaaagcccatataggggcttcttttgttagttttatttgcccaaaatagggctatgtactaaa contains:
- the LOC124701493 gene encoding 1,2-dihydroxy-3-keto-5-methylthiopentene dioxygenase 2; its protein translation is MENEFQDGKEEVIEAWYMDDSEEDQRLPHHREPKEFIPLNKLSELGVVSWRLNADDWEKDENLKKIREARGYSYVDICDVCPEKLPNYEVKIKNFFEEHLHTDEEIRYCLEGSGYFDLRDENEQWIRVAVKKGGMIVLPAGMYHRFTLDSNNYIKAMRLFVGEPVWTPYNRPHDHLPARKEYVDKIINRGGSQTVEAR